The DNA segment GTGCGGCCGTGCGTCACGTGCAGGTTGTACGAGTTGACGTAGTTGCCGATCTTGCCCGAGCAGCCGATGCCGGCCACCAGCGCCACCTTCTCGGGCTCGAGGTCGAGGTCGGCCAGCGCCTTCTGCAGCGCCGAGAGGACGCCGAAGTCGCCGCAGCCCGGGCACCACCAGGCCTTCTCGTCGGTCTTGAAGGCTTCCAGCGTGGCCATCAGCGCACCGCCTCCCCCGCCGGGGCCAGCTCTTCGCCGGCCCTCAGCCAGGCCTCCGGGTCGCCTCGCAGCCCCAGCCGCTCGGCCACGGGGCGGGCGATCTCCTCCGGCACGAAGGGCCGCCCGTCGGCCTTGTGCACCTCTTCCACCACCACGCCCGCCGGGATGGCGTCGTTCGCCTCCAGGAGGAAGCGGAGCTCCCCTGTGGCGTTCTGCTCGACGACGAAGGCGAAGGGCACGCCCTCCAGCCGGCCGCGCAGCTCGGCCGCGGGGAAGGGGCTGAGACGCCGCACGTGCAGGTGTCCCACGCGCGCCCCGTGCGCCCCAAGCGCCTCCAGCGCCTCGTCGATGACGCCGCGCGTGTAGCCCAGCCCGATCACCACCGCGTCCGGCCGCTCCGGGCCCTCGTAGGTGAAGGCCGGGAAGTCGACGGACTCCAGCTTCTTCCAGCGCTTCTCCATCATGCGCACGCGGTTCCCGGGCTCCTCGCTCACGT comes from the Bacillota bacterium genome and includes:
- a CDS encoding 2-oxoacid:ferredoxin oxidoreductase subunit beta (catalyzes the coenzyme A dependent formation of succinyl-CoA from 2-oxoglutarate and ferredoxin), translated to MATLEAFKTDEKAWWCPGCGDFGVLSALQKALADLDLEPEKVALVAGIGCSGKIGNYVNSYNLHVTHGRT